In Pseudonocardia sp. C8, one genomic interval encodes:
- a CDS encoding RraA family protein produces MAQDNVRVAPGWDRVEPNVLDRLRTHSAANLGDALDRLNIVDGGIAPIWPGARAVGTALPVLTVAGDNRAVIDALDHIRPGDLVVINALGYDGRAIIGDNLAQRFAAFGATGAVVDGYVRDRAIIERLGVPVFARGLTPAGPFKNGPGTIGEPVAIGGVVVHPGDVVVADDDGVIVIPPHRIEEALTGVEDIVAREAELDAEVAALREQVA; encoded by the coding sequence ACGTCCGGGTGGCGCCCGGCTGGGACCGGGTCGAGCCGAACGTACTCGATCGGCTCCGCACCCATTCGGCCGCGAACCTCGGCGACGCGCTCGACCGGCTCAACATCGTCGACGGCGGGATCGCCCCCATCTGGCCCGGGGCCCGCGCGGTCGGCACCGCACTGCCGGTCCTGACCGTCGCCGGGGACAACCGGGCCGTCATCGACGCCCTCGACCACATCCGCCCCGGCGACCTCGTCGTGATCAACGCACTCGGCTACGACGGCCGCGCGATCATCGGCGACAACCTCGCCCAGCGGTTCGCGGCCTTCGGCGCCACCGGCGCGGTCGTCGACGGCTACGTCCGCGACCGGGCGATCATCGAACGGCTCGGGGTACCGGTGTTCGCCCGGGGCCTCACCCCGGCCGGCCCGTTCAAGAACGGGCCGGGGACCATCGGCGAGCCGGTCGCGATCGGCGGCGTCGTGGTCCACCCCGGTGACGTCGTCGTCGCCGACGACGACGGGGTGATCGTCATCCCGCCGCACCGGATCGAGGAGGCCCTGACCGGGGTGGAGGACATCGTCGCCCGCGAGGCCGAGCTCGACGCCGAGGTGGCCGCCCTGCGCGAGCAGGTCGCCTGA